A stretch of the Litorilinea aerophila genome encodes the following:
- the recG gene encoding ATP-dependent DNA helicase RecG codes for MAVSAFQRLLRVLELEEKQGWRNRAVIGGLAAMGERWADDARQEGADTRVVEMVLLLMVNYEEADQENRPDILEAMRQALGGLFADLDELLAQTGIRLGDGATPAGQPDEGEVAAPPEEAAVAAVPPPEPTHVAEARIRQQQARRDPAQLEASPQILAGVGSATAEQLARLGIHRVMDLLWHLPTRHEDYSTLRPIAQLEPNETVTIIANLWDIRERKVSMNRHLVEGILADASGTIRATWWNRFVRKQLQVGSTMRFSGKVGLFLGQKTLENPVFEDVDEEMVATGRLAPVYRLTEGLSNKRLRNIIKTALDDYADLLADPLPQSIRDEYDLLDLPTALRQVHFPDSPEQLQQALRRLAFEELFYLQLGVAQRRYALRQATALPMPVDPLLLRRFTEGLPFALTGAQRRVIDEIGADMARAVPMTRLVQGDVGSGKTVVAAAAMAIAAAHGAQSALLAPTQILAEQHHRSLSNLLAHATRPDGSPIRVALLTGRVTGAEREAIVAGLREPDNPDAIDVVVGTTALIQEAVEFHNLGFVVVDEQHRFGVEQRGALRNKGSQPHLLVMSATPIPRSLALTLYGDLDVSVLDEMPPGRTPVKTKRFYPRERERLYSFIRRQVQEGRQAYIVYPLVEESEKLEAGAATAEYERLRTEIFPDLRLALLHGRMSGAEKDEVMAAFAAGEYDILVSTTVIEVGIDVPNASIILIEDAERFGLAQLHQLRGRVGRGQHQSYCALISRVPAGSEAEERLRALEEIDNGFELAEKDLELRGPGDFLGTRQSGLPPLRVAQLSDMATLSAAREAAQALIRRDPELADHPQLAQQVQRFWRGHGDVS; via the coding sequence GTGGCAGTGTCTGCATTCCAACGGCTGCTTCGTGTACTGGAACTGGAAGAGAAACAGGGCTGGCGCAACCGGGCCGTCATCGGCGGCCTGGCCGCCATGGGCGAACGATGGGCCGATGACGCCCGTCAGGAAGGCGCCGACACCCGCGTGGTGGAGATGGTGCTGCTCCTGATGGTGAACTACGAGGAGGCCGACCAGGAAAACCGCCCCGACATCTTGGAAGCCATGCGCCAGGCCCTGGGCGGTCTCTTCGCAGATCTGGACGAGCTGCTGGCCCAGACGGGTATCCGCCTGGGCGATGGGGCAACCCCGGCCGGCCAGCCGGATGAAGGCGAGGTGGCTGCCCCACCAGAGGAGGCCGCTGTCGCGGCCGTCCCCCCGCCAGAGCCCACCCACGTGGCCGAGGCCCGCATCCGGCAACAGCAGGCCCGCCGCGACCCCGCCCAACTGGAGGCATCGCCCCAGATCCTCGCGGGCGTGGGCAGCGCCACCGCCGAGCAACTGGCCCGGCTGGGCATCCACCGGGTGATGGATCTCCTCTGGCACCTGCCCACCCGCCACGAAGACTACAGCACCCTGCGCCCCATCGCCCAACTGGAGCCCAACGAGACGGTCACCATCATCGCCAACCTGTGGGACATCCGGGAGCGGAAAGTCAGCATGAACCGCCACCTGGTGGAGGGGATCCTGGCCGACGCCAGCGGCACCATCCGCGCCACCTGGTGGAACCGCTTCGTGCGAAAACAGCTCCAGGTGGGCAGCACCATGCGTTTCAGCGGCAAGGTGGGCCTCTTCCTGGGGCAGAAGACCCTGGAGAACCCTGTCTTCGAGGATGTGGACGAGGAGATGGTGGCCACCGGGCGCCTGGCCCCGGTCTACCGCCTCACCGAGGGGCTCTCCAACAAGCGGCTACGCAACATCATCAAAACGGCCCTGGACGACTACGCAGACCTGTTGGCGGACCCCCTGCCCCAGTCCATTCGGGACGAATACGATCTGCTGGATCTGCCCACGGCCCTGCGTCAGGTCCACTTTCCAGACAGTCCGGAGCAGCTCCAGCAGGCCCTGCGACGGCTGGCCTTTGAGGAGCTCTTCTACCTGCAGTTGGGCGTGGCTCAACGGCGTTACGCCCTGCGGCAGGCTACGGCCCTCCCCATGCCCGTGGATCCGCTGCTGCTGCGTCGCTTCACCGAGGGGCTGCCCTTTGCGCTGACCGGCGCCCAGCGTCGGGTGATCGACGAGATTGGGGCCGATATGGCCCGGGCCGTGCCCATGACTCGCCTGGTCCAGGGGGACGTGGGCAGCGGCAAGACGGTGGTGGCCGCGGCGGCCATGGCCATCGCCGCCGCCCATGGAGCCCAGTCCGCCCTGCTCGCGCCCACCCAGATCCTGGCCGAGCAGCACCACCGCAGCCTGAGCAACCTGTTGGCCCATGCGACCCGGCCCGATGGCTCCCCCATCCGGGTGGCCCTGCTCACCGGACGGGTGACCGGCGCGGAGCGAGAGGCCATCGTGGCCGGCCTCCGGGAGCCGGACAACCCCGACGCCATCGATGTGGTGGTGGGCACCACCGCCCTGATCCAGGAGGCGGTGGAGTTCCACAACCTGGGCTTCGTGGTGGTGGACGAGCAGCACCGCTTCGGCGTGGAGCAGCGGGGCGCCCTGCGCAACAAAGGATCCCAGCCCCACCTCCTGGTCATGAGCGCCACGCCCATTCCCCGCAGCCTGGCCCTCACCCTCTACGGCGACCTGGACGTGAGCGTGCTGGACGAGATGCCGCCAGGACGCACGCCGGTGAAGACCAAGCGCTTCTACCCCCGGGAGCGGGAGCGCCTCTACAGCTTCATCCGCCGCCAGGTTCAGGAAGGGCGCCAGGCCTATATCGTCTACCCCCTGGTGGAGGAGAGCGAGAAGCTGGAAGCCGGCGCGGCCACAGCCGAGTATGAACGGCTGCGCACCGAGATCTTCCCCGACCTGCGCCTGGCCCTGCTCCACGGCCGCATGAGCGGCGCGGAGAAGGACGAGGTGATGGCTGCCTTCGCTGCGGGCGAATACGACATCCTGGTGAGCACCACCGTCATCGAGGTGGGCATCGACGTACCCAACGCCTCCATCATCCTCATCGAGGATGCGGAACGCTTCGGCCTGGCCCAGCTCCACCAGCTTCGGGGCCGGGTGGGCCGGGGGCAGCACCAGAGCTACTGCGCCCTCATCAGCCGGGTGCCCGCTGGAAGCGAGGCCGAAGAGCGGCTGCGGGCCCTGGAAGAGATCGACAACGGCTTCGAGCTGGCCGAGAAGGATCTGGAGCTGCGAGGGCCCGGCGACTTCCTGGGAACTCGCCAATCGGGCCTGCCGCCATTGCGGGTGGCCCAGCTCAGCGACATGGCTACCCTCAGCGCCGCGCGGGAAGCAGCCCAGGCCCTCATCCGTCGGGATCCTGAGCTGGCTGACCATCCCCAGCTGGCCCAACAGGTGCAGCGCTTCTGGCGGGGCCATGGGGATGTGAGCTAA